The following nucleotide sequence is from Alkalihalobacillus sp. LMS39.
GAGTATTTACACGAAATGTAAAGATAATGTGGAGCACATCTTAGCAACGATTTCGAATCGATATATTGGTAGTCATCCCCCTCATCCAATTACGTACCGGGCATTTTGTTCGAGTGGATTAACGAGATTAAAAGATTACCGTTATCATTTTGATTTTGAAACGAAATTTCCGCAGTGTAAAAACGGTGAATCGATTTATGCATGGGGAAAGTTATGGTCTGACGAGGCAGAGGAGTATATGTTTGCTTTACATTGTTATGGCCCTGTTCACTTATATGTGAATGGAGAATTGAAATATCGCTCGACGATTGTGGAAGAGCTAGATCCAAAGAAAAAGGTAGGATTTCGGTTAAAGCTCTGTAAGGGATGGAATGAATTCATTTTAAAATTCGTAAAGACGGCATCCGGAATTGGTGGAATTTTTGGAACCGGGTCATTTAAACGTCATCCTATGCACTTTTTATCTCCTACAGCGGAGAGAGAAGGGCAAGAAGGTTGGATTTTTACTGAACCACTACTAGAACCTTTTGAACAATTACCTTCGGAGTTAAATGGATTTGATGAAAAAGTTCAATGGTATCCTGAAAAAAAGTGGCCACAACTAACTTCTGAATGGCAGATGACAAGGATGTTTGGGAACCGTCAACATACATTTGCTGTCGCTTGGTCGAAAATTAACATTCCTTTTTTAGAAAATAAGGGAGTGGAGTTATTCGGTCAGTCAAATGGACGAATTGATATTTTTATCGAGAATGAACTAGTATTTCAAACAAAAGGGTCTTCATGCTTTCAAATTCAAGTAGAGTTACCATATGGTGAGCATGATGTTGTGATAAAAAGTTACTGTGAGCATGATGATTGGGGATTTGAAATCAAAGCACGCCAAGACGAAGTACAATTTCAATTACCTGTTCCAGTGAATGGAGCAAACGGCCAATGGTTGTATGCAGGTCTTTTTGAAGACGGATCTGACATTGATATGAATGAAATTAGGCAAATAACATCGATTATGGATGCGATTGATGGGCCAACGTTTTGGAGACTTGACGAACCACATCTTTATGTGAGGCCTTATTTAGAAAATCGATTGTTTGGAAAATGGGATTACCCATTAGGGGTTACGTTGTATGGCTTGCTTCAAACGGGAAAAGAGTTGAATCGACAAGATATTATTTCCTACGCAATAAATCATATTGAAACGAGCACAGGATTATATGAGTATTCTTTATGGGATAAAGAACAATACGGTGCAGCGGGCGTAAATAATCAGTTATCAGCGATTGATAGTTTAGATGATTGTGGTTCTTTTGGGGCTACGATGTTACTCGCATCAGAAGAAAATACGGTTAAAGATGCCGACCGAGTTGCCCATGATATTGCCCATCATATTTCAATGATTCAAGACCGGTTGCCAGATGGGACATTATATCGCAAGTTTGGAAGTGTTGACTTTATGAAAGACACAATTTGGTGTGATGATTTGTATATGAGTACTCCATTTCTTTGTCGCTACTATCAAAAAACAGGAGACGAAGCGTATTTACATGATGCTGTATATCAGTTTTTGCGTTATAAAGAGTTTCTCTATTTGCCACACCAAAAAATCATGTCTCATGTCTATGACTTTAAATTTAGTACAGCTACAGGTGTACCTTGGGGACGTGGAAATGGCTGGGTGTTGTTTTCGCTATCAGAATTATTAGCTGTCTTACCAGAAAATCATAGTGATAGAAATGAGTTAATAGCCTTTTTTCAGGAGTTATGCGAAGGATATCTTTCACTTCAAGGACCAAATGGCATGTGGCATCAAGTTCTCACTGACCATGACTCCTACGAGGAAACTTCTTGTACTTCCATGTTCATATATGGTTTTTCAAGAGGTATTCGTTACGGCTGGTTGAAAGATAAGGAGCGGTATAGTGAGTCTGTTTTTAAAGGTTGGGAGGCGATGTCTCGTCTTGCAATTGATCAGCACGGAAATGTATACGGTGTTTGTCAAGGTTCCGGTTATTCTTTTACAGAGGATTACTATAAAAATGATCTTACATGGATTCTCAATGATACTCATGGTACCGGAATTGTGTTACTAGCTGGAATTGAAACGCTTAAGTTGAAAAAATCAATAAAGAATAGGAGTGTGAACTGGGCAAAGGGTGGTGTGAAAGCGTGAAGGACTTAAGGGACCAATTTTTACATCCAGCAGAGGAATTCACACCAATTCCTTTCTGGTTTTGGAATGATTATTTAACAATAGAAGAAATAAAACGGCAAATCCATGATTTTTATGAGAAAGGGGTGACTGGCTTTGTTCTTCATCCTCGGATAGGGATTCCAGAGGACATTGGCTATTTGTCAGATGATTTTATGGAGTTGGTTTATGGAGCCGTTCGTGAAGCATGCAAGTTGGGAATGCGCGTGGTTTTGTATGACGAAGGCATGTATCCTTCTGGCTCTGCAAATGGTCAAGTTGTAAAAGAAGATTCTCGCTATGCAAGTCGAGGGTTAAAGATGGTCGAACATTCAATAAAGCAAGGAAGAAATGAGATCTCACTTGAACTAGATGAAGGTGATCAGCTTGTTTCTATTCAAGCTGTAGAAAAACTTTCAAATTCGTCCTTACATCATGAAAAGACGATAATCTTAAAGCCAACTGAAGATAAGGTTGTTTTTACGCCTCCTAGTGAAGGTCAATGGTCAATTTTATTTTTTATTGAAACAGATACAAAAGGAACGATTCGGGGCATTCATTTTGGCGAGGATGACGGAGAAAAAAATGCCCCTCCATCAGCTGATTTATTAAATCCTGATGCTGTTAGAACGTATATTCGTCTTACTCATGAAAGATACTATGCAGTACTTAAAGAGTATTTTTGTGAAACGGTAATCGGGATGTTTACGGATGAACCAGATATGCTAGGACGAAATGCTCTTCCTGGTTTAAAGCCGTGGACGCGCAACTTTTTAGATGTTTTTATACGAGATGGAAATGAAGAATCGGATTTAAGCGCACTTTGGTATGACGTTGGAGCTCATACTAGTGATATAAAAAAACGCTATCGCCAATGTATACATGAAAGATTAAGAGAAACATATTATCGGCCGATTAGTGAGTGGTGTCAAAATCATGGTATTGCGTTAACCGGTCATCCGGAGAAAAGTGGTGATATTGGCTTATTGGATTATTTTCAAATACCAGGTCAAGATGTTGTCTGGCGCTGGGTTGCACCTGAAGAAGGGAAATCACTAGAAGGAGAGCATTCTACTGCTGGAAAATGTTCTTCGGATGCAGCAAGACACCGTGGCCGAAGAAGAAATTTAAATGAAGTACTAGGCGTATGTGGCAAGGAGAGCAGTTGGGCCTTAAGTCCAGGAGATATGAAATGGTATTTTGACTGGCTGTTTGTAAGAGGAGTGAATTTGATATGTCCGCATGCCTTTTATTATTCGATTAACGGAAAAAAAAGAAGTCATGAGCGGCCTCCAGATGTTGGGCCAAATAACAGTTGGTGGCCTTATTATCACTTGTTTTCACAATATATTAAACGGATGAGTTGGGTCATGACAGATAGTGTGAATCAAACGGAAATTGCTGTTTTATGTGAAGAAGACCATTTACCATGGCGAATCGTTAAGCGTCTTTATCAAAACCAAATCGAGTTTAATTATTTGGAAGACTCTTTACTAAAGGATTGTTTTATTGGGAATGGTAAAATTCAAATTGAAAAACAAATGTATAAAGTTATTCTAGTAGAAAATACACTCTCATTACATGCTGAAGTAGTGGAAAGACTGCAAGCTTTTATAAAAACAGGTGGTCGAGTCATTGTTCTTTCACATTTGTATGGAAAATTTTTAGAGGGAGCGACTGTAATTGAGAATGAAGCTAACCTCATAGAGGAAATAGATAAAAATAGTGTGCGACAAGTTAGCCTATCACCAGGAAACACAGACATTCGAATAAGTAAATTAGAAAAGCAAGGCTGTCTGTTCTATGTTGTAGTGAACGAAGGGGAAGAGATGTATAATGGTAAACTCTTGATAGCGGAAAAAGGAAAAGTAGAATGCTGGGACCCATGGATTGGTGTAGTTAACGAAGTGCAAGTTCATTGTTATGAGGAGAAAGTCGCCATACCACTTGAAATAAATAGACGGGAATCGATTGTTTACTATGTAAAGCCGGGGGAAGAGTACTCATTACTATCTGATGATATGAGCTCGCAATGTAAAACAAAGGATGTAGTTGTATTGCAGGGCGAATGGGTGATTAAAAAAGGAAGTTTGTTGTGGCGTGAAAACCAACTGGCATCATGGTCAAATTGGAACGGGTTGGAATACTATTCAGGCACACTTGTGTATGAAACACAGTTTGAAATGAAGGAAATTCAAGAGTCCGCTTCGTATACACTTGACCTTGGAGAAGTGTATGAAATCGCTAGCGTTCATATGAATGAAGAGCCCATAGGGGTGAAAATGTGGGCCCCCTACCGTTTTGAATTGGATCAACAGCATTTACAAATAGGAACAAATAAACTAACCGTGGAAGTAACAAATAGTAAAGCAAACGAAATGGATAATGTTAGCTTACAATCAGGATTAGTAGGGCCAGTGGTGATTGAAGTAGAAGTACCTCTGTTAGAGTCATGATAGGAACTGTCAGTAAAATAAAGCTGAGTAAGAAAAAAGAGGAGTCAATTCGTGTGTGGATTGACTCCTCTTTTTTTATGGCTGAAGGACAGAAAGAGAAGAAAAAGTGAGAGAAGTGTCCTTCATAAAGGCGATGAAGGACAGAAAGAGAAGAAAAAGCGAAAGAAGTGTCCTTCATAAAGGCGATGAAGGACAGAAAGAGAAGAAAAAGTGAGAGAAGTGTCCTTCATAAGAGCGATGAAGGACAGAAAGAGAAGAAAAAGTGAGAGAAGTGTCCTTCATAAGAGCGATGAAGGACAGAAAGAGAAGAAAAAGTGAGAGAAGTGTCCTTCATAAAGGCGATGAAGGACAGAAAGAGAAGAAAAAGAGAAAGAAGTGTCCTTCATAAGAGCGATGAAGGACAGAAAGAGAAGAAAAAGTGAGAGAAGTGTCCTTCATAAAGGCGATGAAGGACAGAAAGAGGAGAAAAAGAGAAAGAAGTGTCCTTCATAAAGGCGATGAAGGACAGAAAGAGAAGAAAAAGAGAAAGAAGTGTCCTTCATAAGAGCGATGAAGGACAGAAAGAGAAGAAAAAGTGAGAGAAGTGTCCTTCATAAAGGCGATGAAGGACAGAAAGAGGAGAAAAAGAGAAAGAAGTGTCCTTCATGAAGGTGGTGAAGCCAATAGAGCAAGTCTAATGGACACACTCCACTCAAATAACTCCATCACACTACAATATCCCCTGCAAAAAAGCTCTCATCCTCAACGCTACCTTTTTAAATCCGGCCAACACCGAAACTCCAAAAAAATGAAAATTCCCTTTAAAGTAAAAAAAACTCCCATCCAACACCATTTCAAACTCCCACCTATCCAACTCAACACAACTCCTTCAACAATTCCAAAAGAAAAAGCAAATGGAACATAATCTTACAAAAATAAATATAAAAAAAGAAAGTGGTAACTAGTATGTGAAATATTATGACACAACGCTTGTCATTTTGATTTCGTATGATTAAATAATTTTGAAGTAAACCTTTGTAAAATTATTAAAAAATATTTTTATTTTCAGAAAAATGAGGAATGATTGGTCAAGCTTTTGAGTATGTTTGAAGTATAGTTTTCTAAAAGATTTTCCGATTGCATTTGCTATTTGGTGTCATGAAGGGGGGCTAATTCATGTCGGATGTTGTGTTAGAAATAAAAGAGTTGCACACTCACTTTTTTACAGATAGTGGAGAAATTCCAGCGGTGGATGGGATTAGCTTAAGTGTACATAAAGGAGAAGTCGTAGGTATCGTCGGTGAGTCGGGCTGTGGGAAAAGTGTAACGTCACTTTCTATTATGCAGCTTGTACCGAAACCGCCTGGGAAGATCGTTTCGGGTGAAATTAATTTTAAAGGAACAAATCTAGCAAAGGTAACAGAGAAACGAATGAAAAAAATTCGTGGGAACGAAATCTCAATGATCTTCCAAGAACCGATGACCTCGTTAAATCCGTTGTTTACGATTGGGAATCAAATGAGAGAAGCAATTTTGATTCATCAAAAAATGAGCAAAAAAGAAGCGCACAGAAAAGCGATAGACATGTTAAAACTCGTTGGAATCCCGAGAGCGGAAGCGGTTATTGATGAGTATCCGCACCAGTTGTCAGGGGGGATGAGGCAGCGGGTAATGATTGCGATTGCGATGTCTTGTGACCCAGAACTTCTGATTGCCGATGAACCAACGACAGCACTAGATGTCACGATTCAAGCACAGATTCTAGATATTATGAAAAATTTAAATAAACAAAACGAAACGGCGATTCTATTAATCACGCATGACCTTGGCGTTGTTGCGGAAATATGTGACCGGGTTATCGTGATGTATGCTGGTCAAGTGGTAGAGGAAGGGACAACTCGTGAAATTTTAAAAAGTCCAAAGCATCCATATTCCAAAGGTCTTATCCGTTCTTTGCCAAAGCTTCACGAAAGAGAGCAAACACTGTATTCGATCCCTGGGACAGTGCCGAAGCCGAAAATGGGGAGAGTGGGCTGTCGATTTGCTGACAGGTGTGAGTCGGCGTTTGCCCG
It contains:
- a CDS encoding glycoside hydrolase family 88 protein, with the protein product MEPYFHSNESIYTKCKDNVEHILATISNRYIGSHPPHPITYRAFCSSGLTRLKDYRYHFDFETKFPQCKNGESIYAWGKLWSDEAEEYMFALHCYGPVHLYVNGELKYRSTIVEELDPKKKVGFRLKLCKGWNEFILKFVKTASGIGGIFGTGSFKRHPMHFLSPTAEREGQEGWIFTEPLLEPFEQLPSELNGFDEKVQWYPEKKWPQLTSEWQMTRMFGNRQHTFAVAWSKINIPFLENKGVELFGQSNGRIDIFIENELVFQTKGSSCFQIQVELPYGEHDVVIKSYCEHDDWGFEIKARQDEVQFQLPVPVNGANGQWLYAGLFEDGSDIDMNEIRQITSIMDAIDGPTFWRLDEPHLYVRPYLENRLFGKWDYPLGVTLYGLLQTGKELNRQDIISYAINHIETSTGLYEYSLWDKEQYGAAGVNNQLSAIDSLDDCGSFGATMLLASEENTVKDADRVAHDIAHHISMIQDRLPDGTLYRKFGSVDFMKDTIWCDDLYMSTPFLCRYYQKTGDEAYLHDAVYQFLRYKEFLYLPHQKIMSHVYDFKFSTATGVPWGRGNGWVLFSLSELLAVLPENHSDRNELIAFFQELCEGYLSLQGPNGMWHQVLTDHDSYEETSCTSMFIYGFSRGIRYGWLKDKERYSESVFKGWEAMSRLAIDQHGNVYGVCQGSGYSFTEDYYKNDLTWILNDTHGTGIVLLAGIETLKLKKSIKNRSVNWAKGGVKA
- a CDS encoding glycosylhydrolase-like jelly roll fold domain-containing protein → MKDLRDQFLHPAEEFTPIPFWFWNDYLTIEEIKRQIHDFYEKGVTGFVLHPRIGIPEDIGYLSDDFMELVYGAVREACKLGMRVVLYDEGMYPSGSANGQVVKEDSRYASRGLKMVEHSIKQGRNEISLELDEGDQLVSIQAVEKLSNSSLHHEKTIILKPTEDKVVFTPPSEGQWSILFFIETDTKGTIRGIHFGEDDGEKNAPPSADLLNPDAVRTYIRLTHERYYAVLKEYFCETVIGMFTDEPDMLGRNALPGLKPWTRNFLDVFIRDGNEESDLSALWYDVGAHTSDIKKRYRQCIHERLRETYYRPISEWCQNHGIALTGHPEKSGDIGLLDYFQIPGQDVVWRWVAPEEGKSLEGEHSTAGKCSSDAARHRGRRRNLNEVLGVCGKESSWALSPGDMKWYFDWLFVRGVNLICPHAFYYSINGKKRSHERPPDVGPNNSWWPYYHLFSQYIKRMSWVMTDSVNQTEIAVLCEEDHLPWRIVKRLYQNQIEFNYLEDSLLKDCFIGNGKIQIEKQMYKVILVENTLSLHAEVVERLQAFIKTGGRVIVLSHLYGKFLEGATVIENEANLIEEIDKNSVRQVSLSPGNTDIRISKLEKQGCLFYVVVNEGEEMYNGKLLIAEKGKVECWDPWIGVVNEVQVHCYEEKVAIPLEINRRESIVYYVKPGEEYSLLSDDMSSQCKTKDVVVLQGEWVIKKGSLLWRENQLASWSNWNGLEYYSGTLVYETQFEMKEIQESASYTLDLGEVYEIASVHMNEEPIGVKMWAPYRFELDQQHLQIGTNKLTVEVTNSKANEMDNVSLQSGLVGPVVIEVEVPLLES
- a CDS encoding ABC transporter ATP-binding protein, translating into MSDVVLEIKELHTHFFTDSGEIPAVDGISLSVHKGEVVGIVGESGCGKSVTSLSIMQLVPKPPGKIVSGEINFKGTNLAKVTEKRMKKIRGNEISMIFQEPMTSLNPLFTIGNQMREAILIHQKMSKKEAHRKAIDMLKLVGIPRAEAVIDEYPHQLSGGMRQRVMIAIAMSCDPELLIADEPTTALDVTIQAQILDIMKNLNKQNETAILLITHDLGVVAEICDRVIVMYAGQVVEEGTTREILKSPKHPYSKGLIRSLPKLHEREQTLYSIPGTVPKPKMGRVGCRFADRCESAFARCFNENPALLSLENHRKSRCFLYEKKEEDVANA